The region AACTTAGGTAAACCAGATCCAATGTTTATCTTGCCTGTCTTAGCAGCTATTCTAACGTATGCGACTACAAAGTTGTCAAGTATGAGTCAAGCAGAATCAAATGCTACAACGACATCAATGATGTACATGATGCCGGCCTTGATTTTATTTATGGGGATCACTTTACCGAGTGCGTTATCATTATACTGGGTAGTAGGAAATGCTTTCTCTGTAGGGCAAACACTGTTATTAAATAACCCATTTAAAATCAGAAAAGAACGTGAAGAAAAACTGCAAGCTGAACGTGAACGACAACGTGCATTAGAAAAAGCGTTAAATCCGAAAAAGAAGAAGAAAAAGAAATAAATCTTTACTATCGATCAAGAGGAGATAGAACGGAGGATTAACAGATGAATAAGTACACAGCTCAAGCAGCGACAACAGCAGAAGCGATTCAAAAAGGATTAAAAATTTTGGGTATCAGTGAAAAAGAAGCTTCTATTGAAGTTATTACTGAAGGAAAAAAAGGCGTATTTGGTTTTGGTCAAAAAGATGCGATTGTGATAGTTGAAAAGAAAAAAATCGAAGCACCTCTAACACGATCAGATGCAAAAATTGATTCAGCGGCTATACTAGAAAACTTAGAAGGCCCGGAAGCTCAAAAGCAAGTTAAAGCAGAGTTTCAAGAAGAGAAAGAAGCGTCTCATCAAGTGGACCAAGAAGTTACAGATACGACTAAAAACGTGCAAAATGATGAAGAAGCAGTGCAATTAGTTTCCGCTTATTTAATTGATATTGCTCAAAAAATGGGTGCTCCGGCAACTGTATCAGCAGATATTGATGCCTCACAACGTCAAGTCGTTTTTCATATCCATACCGAAAAAGCTGGTTTGATTATCGGCAAACACGGGAAAGTTTTAAATGCTTTGCAATCACTTGCGCAAGTAGTGTTGTACCACCATGCAAAAACTAAGTTCACTGTTATAGTGAATGTTGGAGATTACAGGGAACGCCGTGAAGCTACGTTAAAACATCTGGCTGAACGCACTGCAGAAAAAGTTATGACTACTAATCAACCTGTTTTTTTAGAACCGATGCCTGCTTTTGAAAGAAAACAAATCCATTTTTACTTAAGTAAAAATAAACAAGTGACAACCCATTCAGAGGGCAATGAGCCTCATCGTTATTTAGTGGTTGAACCGACAAAATAAGAATTAAGAAAAGCTTGCTAAAGAAAGAGGCTGATCCTTTTGGGTCAGCCTCTTTCTTTTTTTTAGGTTGGCCTTTTATATGAATAAGAGAGCTTATTCTGAAAGAGGAGCACGATTTAGACAAACAACTTAGGAAAAAATGTAGTAGAGCTTCCAAGGTTTAACCTGTTTCTGACCGGATTCATTTTTATTGCGTGAAAAAAGATAAAACGCTTGCATTTTCTTGTGCAACAAGGTATATTCAACTTGTATATACAAGTTGAATATCTTTTTAAAAGGAGGAGAAAAAAATGGCAGATTACAAGCAAGATGCAAAACAATTGTTACAAGATATTGGAGGTCCGGAGAATATTTCTGCAGTTAGTCACTGTGCGACTCGGATGCGTTTTGTGCTAAATGATCCTGCAAAGGCGGATAGCAAAAAGATAGAAGAAATACCTGCAGTTAAAGGAACATTTACGCAAGCTGGTCAATATCAGGTTATTATCGGTAATGATGTCGCTACTTTTTATAATGAGTTTGCGAAAATTTCTGGTAAAGAAGGTGTTTCAAAAGATGAGGTGAAAGCAGCCAGTAAACAGAACCAAAATCCGGTTCAACGTGCTATGTCCGTTTTAGCTGAAATTTTTTCGCCTATTATTCCTGCAATTGTTGTCGGGGGGCTGATTTTAGGGTTCCGTAATATTTTAGAAGGCGTTCCGATGGAGTCACTTGGTCAACAGGTAATTGATGGTGCAGCACAATTTACTAAAGCTGGTGCTCCGATCTACAATACTATTGTAGATGTAAGTCAATTCTGGAGCGGCGTCAACAGTTTCTTATGGTTGATCGGCGAAGCTATTTTCCACTTCTTGCCAGTTGGAATCACATGGAGTATTGCTAAAAAAATGGGAACCACTCAAATACTAGGAATTGTTTTAGGAATTACATTAGTGTCACCGCAATTATTAAATGCTTACAGTGTAGCTGAAACAGCAGCTGCAGATGTTCCATTTTGGGACTTTGGTTATTTCCAAATTGATATGATTGGTTATCAAGCACAAGTTATTCCTGCTATGTTAGCTGGTTTCTTATTAGCTTATTTAGAGTTATGGCTGCGTAAAGTTATCCCGCAAGCTGTTTCAATGATTTTTGTACCGTTCTTCGCATTGGTACCGACTGTCTTGATTGCCCATACTGTTTTAGGTCCTATTGGCTGGGTTATCGGAGGATGGATTTCAAGTTTAGTTTATGCAGGATTAGGCAGTTCGGTCAATTGGCTATTTGGAGCTTTATTCGGCTTCTTGTATTCACCACTCGTTATTACGGGACTGCACCATATGTCAAATGCCATCGACTTGCAATTGATTGCAGACTATGGCGGAACCAATTTATGGCCAATGATCGCTTTATCGAATATTGCCCAAGGTTCTGCTGTACTAGCGATTATTTTCCTTCACCGCGGCGATAAAAAAGAAGAACAAGTTTCGATTCCAGCAGCTATTTCATGTTACTTGGGTGTAACAGAACCGGCGATGTTCGGGATCAATATCAAATACGTTTACCCCTTTGTAGCAGCAATGATCGGTTCTGGTCTAGCTGGAATGGTTTCAACGATGTTTAACGTTACAGCAAATTCAATCGGAGTCGGCGGACTTCCTGGGATTCTTTCAATTCAAAATCAATACTGGATCATCTTTATTATTTGTATGGCCATTGCTATTGTAGTGCCGTTTGTCTTAACTGTTGTGTTCCGCAAATACAATATCTTTAATAAATCAGATCAAACCATTGAAGCAAGCCAACCAGAATTAGGACAATAATTTTTTAGAAAGTAGGAATAACATTGAGTACGTTTCATGAAAAAGTCGTTTACCAAATTTATCCAAAGTCTTTTAAAGATTCAAATGGAGATGGAATTGGAGATTTAAAAGGAATTATTGAAAAGATTTCTTATTTAGCAAGCTTGGAAGTGGATATGCTCTGGCTGAATCCTTTCTTTTCATCTCCGCAAAAAGATAATGGATACGATATTTCCAATTATACTGAAATTGATCCGTTATTTGGAACGATGGAAGACTTTGAAGTGCTCGTGTCAGAAGCTAAAAAACACAAAATGGATATTATGTTAGATATGGTTTTGAATCATACGTCAATTGAACATGAATGGTTCCAAAAAGCATTAGCCGGTGACAAGAAGTACCAAGATTACTATATTTTGAGAGAGCCAAAAGCTGATGGTACCTATCCAACCAACTGGGTCTCCAAATTTGGCGGCCCGGCTTGGGCACCGTTTGGCGATACGGGGAAGTACTATTTGCATCTTTATGACGTTACTCAAGCTGATTTAAATTGGCGCAATCCAGAAGTTCGTCAGGAGCTATATGAAGTGGTTAATTTTTGGCTGGAAAAAGGTGTGACTGGATTCCGGTTTGATGTGATCAATGTCATCGGAAAAGACGAAGTGCTGATTGATGCGGAAGACCAGGTAGGCAAATCGTTGTATACAGATCGGCCGATTGCCCATCAATTTATTCATGAGTTGAATCAAAAATCATTCGGACGGATCGAAGGAGCCATGACAGTTGGAGAAATGTCTTCAACGACGATAGAAAATGGTGTAGCTTATTCCAACCCTGAAAATGAAGAATTATCGATGGTCTTTAGTTTCCATCATTTGAAAGTTGATTACTTGAATGGGGAAAAATGGAGCTTGATGCCGTTTGATTTTATGGAGTTGAAACGGTTGCTGGATGAATGGCAAGTGGGTATGTCAGAAGGCAATGGATGGAATGCACTGTTTTGGAACAATCATGACCAACCGCGAGCGATCAGCCGTTTTGGAGACCCTGTTCATCATTTTGAAGCTTCGGCAACCATGCAGGCTCAAACCATTCATTTACTGCGTGGAACGCCTTATATTTATCAGGGAGAAGAAATAGGGATGACGGATCCTGGTTTCGAAGAATTAGCTGATTATGTTGATGTAGAAACACATAACGCCTATGCAGAAATGGTGGAAAAAGGGTTGTCGCACGAAGAAGCCATGGAGATCATTAAAGTAAAATCCCGTGACAACAGTCGGACGCCGATGCAATGGAATAATGAGTTGCATGCTGGCTTCACAACAGGAAAACCTTGGTTGAAAGTAGCTGAGAACTTCCATGAAATTAACGTGGAGCAAGAACAAGCAAACGGCTCGATTTTAAATTATTATAAACAATTGATTCAGTTGCGCAAGGAAATGAAAGTTATTTCTGAAGGTAGTTATCGGGGAATCTTAATGGATCATCCAAGTGTTTATGCTTACGTTAGAGAATACCGAGGAGAACAATTGTTGGTGTTGAATCACTTTTATGACGAACGGGCAAGTGTTGAGATACCAAAAGAATTCTTGGAACGCAGGTGCCGTTATTTGATTGGAAACGGTGTGGAAAGAGAATTGACCGAATTGCTGACACTGGCTCCTTATGAAACCATTGCATTTTATTTTGAAGCTTAATTAAAAAATCCTCCAGATTCATTTCTGGAGGATTTTTTGATTTAAGATGTTTCACTAGGGTTTCGGCGCCGAGCAAATTCAACAAAACGGAACCGGTCCAACCGGTGCCGAGATTCGGTATATTGAAAGAGTGTCGTATCTTCTAAATAAACATCACTCCGGACGACCACAACATGTGTATCGTCATGCAGATCCATTAATCGATGATCTTCAGCAGTAGCCGGTTCAACCGTAATTTCTTTTTGAGCATAGCCAATTACTAATTCAAGGGTATGTTCAATGTAAGTATAGAGAGAATCACGTGCAGCCTCATCGGGCATATCAGAAATAACGGAAGTTAAAAGATAATCCTTATCTAAAATGACGACTTCACCGTTTACTTGACGTTGTCTTTCAACATAAATGGCAGTAGTTTCTTCGGGTAATTTTAAATGATCGGCTAAAAAGCTTGGCAAAGTAGTGAGAATATTTTGGGTAACAATCGTTTGGCTGTTGAAGTGTTGAGCCGCTTGCAATTCTTTGTAGCTGGTCAAGCCAGAAACGGGGAAATCAAAGCGTTTTACATCTAAAACAATTGAGCCTTTTCCTTGTTTTTTTTGGATGTACCCATTTTCTAATAACAAAGCCAAGGCTTTTCGAATGGTTTCGCGAGACACAGCATATTTTTTTGCTAAGTCATTTTCACTTGGCAAGAGGTCTCCAGCTAAATAAGACTGATTTAAAATAGCCGCTTCAATTTCTAAGTAAATTTCAGTGAATTTATTCATGATTTTTTGCCTCTCATTTCTTTTCTTCCCTTATAGTTTAGCACATTCAGTAACGGAAAAAACGCCTCCTAATCATTTCTTTAGGAATGAAATTTTTAACTCTGAAATAAAACACAGATTGGATATTTAGCAGAAAATAAGCTGTGTGTTTTAGTCAGATAAAAACAAAAAAACTCTCTCAACAATGGACTAGCCAAGGTGAGGGAGTTTTTTGATGAAAAGGTTTTTTATGCTAACTCAATAAAAGTCTTTTCAATTAGTTTGAAACTTGAACAGTTAGTGTTTGTCTGCCAAAGTTTAAAGCTTGGTTTAAATCAGTCATATGAATGTCGATGCGGTTTCCTTGAATAGCGCTACCTGTATCGCCAGCGACAAATGTACCGTATCCTGGGATAGTAACAGTTGATCCTAGAGGAATAACGCTTGGGTCTACAGCAATAACATTAGGATTTTCATTTAAATTGATTCCTGTTGCAGTTGTATCGCTTAATTCTGGTTGATTTGTTGAATAAGCAGTAGCTTGTACTGTAACAGTTTGACCAGATTGTGCTGCTGGTTCAGCTGCTTCAGTTGCTTGTGTTTCTTCTGGTTGTTGTTCAACAGGAGCAGCAGCTTCAGTTTCTTCTACAGGAGCTTGTGCTTCTTCAGCTGGAGCTTCTGTTTCTTGAGTTGTTTCAGCTTCGACAGCTTCTTCAGCTTGGGTTACATCATAGCTGACAACTTCGTCTTCTTTTTCGATGGTAACTGTTGAATGATCAGCAGATAAAGAGATAACATTGCCACTATAAATAATGTTGGCATTATTTATGTCGTTCACATCAATCAAAGCATTAAGGGATGTATCTGTAGCAGCTGCTACTGAAGATAAAGTATCTCCCCATTGAATTGTGTATTCTGTGCTGCCGTCTTCGTTATTTTGAATATCTTGTTTAATATCGGCTACTGAACGTGCTTCCCAAGTAGTCGTATCATATTCTGCTGCTGAAGCTTCAGTTGGGTTTGAAACAGCGACAACACCTGTTAGAGCTAAAGTAGCACTTGCGATAAATAATTTTGATTTTATGTTAAACATTTTTTTATTCTCCTTTTTATTCCATAATAGTTTTATTGACTACATTTCGTTAAGAGCAATTGACTGTAGTTTCTAGCGACTTATTTAATTGTAAGTTAAACTATTGTTGTAAATGAAGGGTTCGTTCCTTCAACATTTGCTATCCTACCATGAATATTGAAAAAATAAAGTGATTACGCCAAACGTTATCTTTTCTTAGTCTGTTTGTATTATTAGAGCTTTTATTTGTCGAAAGAACTACAAATAGTCATTTTTCGTAAGATAAGGCTTTCTTTGTAATCTCACCGACATACTAACGAATTATTCGTAAATTAACGTCCTGTTTTAGAGGGAGAAAAGTCGATTGTGTCGCTTTTTTTTAAAATTAAGGTCAAAAAGCGGGAAAAATAAAACCTATCTTTAGGTCATTTGCCTTATTTTGAATAAGTAAATTTTTGTTTTGTAATGTAAAAAAAGCTTGCTTTCTCTTTAAAAGGATAAAAAATATCCTGAAAAAGAAAAGTAAACGAGAGGTTAATGGCTATTGACTAGTAGATTATGCGGTAGTTTGAATAAAAAGAAAAACCGTTCATTTTTACTTTCTACTATATATAAGAGGTAAAATAGCTGAGGAAAAGTAGAAAGCAGTTCATGAATAGCAAAAAAAGTGAACTGAATTTATTGACAAATAGTTAGAGAACTTGTATAGTCTTAACGGAACAACTAGCAAAAGAAACCAAACTAAAAATTAAACTTATCTGAATGATAAAAGTAGTCAAAGTGCTTTATCCATTCCATTTGTCAACAGCAAAGGGGTGGAGTGGGCACTTTTTTCGTGCGAAAAATTAAGAAGGAGTGAAGGAGTTTGTCATTAGAATTTGAAACAATTGCAGCTATCTCAACGCCGCCGGGTGAAGGTGCTATCGGTATCGTCCGCCTAAGCGGAGAACATGCAGTAGAAGTTGCTGATCGTGTTTACCAATCAGGATCGAAAGTTTTAGCAGAACAAAAAAGCCACACCATTCATTATGGACACATCCAAAATCCAAAGACGAATGAAATAGTTGATGAAGTAATGATTTCAGTCATGCGAGCTCCTAAAACCTTTACTCGTGAAGACATTGTTGAAATAAACTGCCATGGTGGAATCACTTCGATCAATCAAGTGCTTCAAGTCGTCTTGCAACATGGTGCCCGCTTAGCAGAGCCGGGTGAATTTACCAAACGGGCCTTTTTAAACGGCCGCATTGATTTGTCACAAGCAGAAGCTGTGATGGACTTGATTCGGGCCAAAACAGATAGAGCGATGCATGTTGCTTTACAACAATTGGATGGCAATTTATCTGAATTGATCCGTCAATTGCGTTCGGATATTTTAGATACGCTTGCTCAAGTAGAAGTGAACATTGATTATCCAGAATACGATGATGTAGAAACACTGACGTCTCAATTACTAGTCGAAAAAGCTCGGCTGGTAAAAGCTCAAATCCAACAATTGCTGCAAACAGCCAGCCAAGGAAAAATTTTAAGAGAAGGTTTGGCAACAGCGATTATTGGCCGACCTAATGTTGGGAAATCGAGTTTATTGAACTTCTTGCTGCAAGAAGAAAAGGCGATTGTGACGGAAGTTGCAGGAACAACGCGAGATGTGATTGAAGAATATGTCAATGTCAGAGGCGTTCCGTTGAAATTGATCGATACAGCCGGAATTCGTGAAACAGAAGATATTGTTGAACGCATTGGCGTTGAACGAAGTCGCCAAGCACTGCAAGATGCTGACTTAGTATTGTTGGTGTTTAACCAAAATGAACCATTAACTGAAGAAGACAAGTTATTAATAAAAGCAACCGAACAAAATCACCGCATTATTATTTTAAATAAAATGGATCTGCCTAATCGTTTAGATTTATCTGAATTAGAACAACTGGTTGACCCTAGTTCGATCGTGAAAACATCTATTTTAACTAAATCAGGTATCGATCGATTAGAGGAACAAATCGCCAGCTTGTTTTTTGCCGGTCAAACAGGTGAAAGAGATGCAACGTATGTTTCCAATGTCCGGCATATTGCTTTATTGAATGATGCTGAGACTGCTCTAGATGACGTCATCAATGGAATTGAAACGGGCATGCCAGTCGATCTAGTCCAAATTGATATGACTCGTTGTTGGGATCTTTTAGGAGAAATCACAGGAGACAGCGTGCAAGATGAACTGCTTACTCAACTATTCAGCCAATTCTGCCTAGGAAAATAACAGGATGCGGAGTGCTCTCGTCCAGCTCAGACAGAAAATTTGGAAAATTCCCGCAAAAGGCTGCAAGCCTTGAGGACAATTTTATCTATTTTCCGAAGAGCTAGAGCACGCAGCTCAACTAAAGGATGCGAAGAACAACGTTTAGCTTCGAAAAGAAAATAGGAAAAGTTGAAGAAAACTATGATTTCAAAAACTTTTATCTTTTTCTCGAGTAGCTGTTGTTCGTAGCTCAACTACCCGGATATCAAATGTCTGGGTCACGCAGCTCAATTTAGGTAAGATGCGGAGTGACCCGTGTAGACACACAGCAATTTTAGGTAAGAGACAAACATTATTAGGGTTTATATATAGAAGAAAATAATGAATTTGATTAACGAAATGAGAGGAATGATTCGATGCAACAATATGAAGCAGGCAATTATGATGTGATTGTAGTGGGAGCTGGACACGCTGGTTCTGAAGCTGCTTTAGCAGCAGCGAGAATGGGCAGCAAAACACTCTTAATCACAATTAACTTAGATATGATCGCTTTTATGCCGTGTAATCCATCAATCGGCGGACCGGCTAAAGGAGTCGTCGTTCGTGAAATTGATGCATTAGGCGGAGAAATGGGGCGCAACATTGATAAAACCTATATCCAAATGAGAATGCTGAATACAGGTAAAGGTCCTGCCGTAAGAGCATTGAGAGCACAAGCCGATAAATTTATGTATGCTAATGAAATGAAAAAAACCATTGAAAACACTGAAAACCTCGTATTGAAACAAGGAATTGCTGAAGAATTAATTATTGAAGATGGCGTTTGTCAAGGAATTATTACCAATACAGGAGCCATTTATCGCGCCAAAGCAGTCATTTTAACAGCTGGTACTTCTTCTCGAGGAGAAATCATCATCGGCGAATTAAAATACTCTTCTGGCCCTAATAATTCTCAACCATCTATTAAACTATCTGAGAGTTTGTTGGAGCATGGTTTTGAATTAAATCGGTTTAAAACCGGTACACCGCCGCGTGTAAAAGCTTCAACGATCAATTATAGCGTAACAGATGAACAACCGGGTGATGAAAAAGCGAATCATTTTAGTTATGAAACGCCAAACAGTGCGTATTTAAAAGACCAATTGTCTTGTTGGTTAACGTATACAAACGAAAAAACACATAGCATTATTCAAGATAATCTGCACCGTGCACCTATGTTTACCGGAATCGTAGAAGGTGTAGGAGCGCGTTACTGCCCGTCAATCGAAGATAAAATCGTTCGATTTAGTGATAAGCCAAGACACCAACTGTTCTTAGAACCTGAAGGCCGTCATACAGAAGAAGTATATGTCCAAGGTTTATCAACTTCGCTTCCTGAAGACGTGCAAGAAGACATTCTGCATACGATCGAAGGATTGGAAAACGCAGAAATGATGCGGACCGGTTATGCGATCGAGTACGATGTGGTCGTTCCGTACCAATTACGCCCTTCACTTGAAACTAAAGTAGTA is a window of Carnobacterium mobile DSM 4848 DNA encoding:
- the mnmE gene encoding tRNA uridine-5-carboxymethylaminomethyl(34) synthesis GTPase MnmE, yielding MSLEFETIAAISTPPGEGAIGIVRLSGEHAVEVADRVYQSGSKVLAEQKSHTIHYGHIQNPKTNEIVDEVMISVMRAPKTFTREDIVEINCHGGITSINQVLQVVLQHGARLAEPGEFTKRAFLNGRIDLSQAEAVMDLIRAKTDRAMHVALQQLDGNLSELIRQLRSDILDTLAQVEVNIDYPEYDDVETLTSQLLVEKARLVKAQIQQLLQTASQGKILREGLATAIIGRPNVGKSSLLNFLLQEEKAIVTEVAGTTRDVIEEYVNVRGVPLKLIDTAGIRETEDIVERIGVERSRQALQDADLVLLVFNQNEPLTEEDKLLIKATEQNHRIIILNKMDLPNRLDLSELEQLVDPSSIVKTSILTKSGIDRLEEQIASLFFAGQTGERDATYVSNVRHIALLNDAETALDDVINGIETGMPVDLVQIDMTRCWDLLGEITGDSVQDELLTQLFSQFCLGK
- the treR gene encoding trehalose operon repressor, encoding MNKFTEIYLEIEAAILNQSYLAGDLLPSENDLAKKYAVSRETIRKALALLLENGYIQKKQGKGSIVLDVKRFDFPVSGLTSYKELQAAQHFNSQTIVTQNILTTLPSFLADHLKLPEETTAIYVERQRQVNGEVVILDKDYLLTSVISDMPDEAARDSLYTYIEHTLELVIGYAQKEITVEPATAEDHRLMDLHDDTHVVVVRSDVYLEDTTLFQYTESRHRLDRFRFVEFARRRNPSETS
- the mnmG gene encoding tRNA uridine-5-carboxymethylaminomethyl(34) synthesis enzyme MnmG gives rise to the protein MQQYEAGNYDVIVVGAGHAGSEAALAAARMGSKTLLITINLDMIAFMPCNPSIGGPAKGVVVREIDALGGEMGRNIDKTYIQMRMLNTGKGPAVRALRAQADKFMYANEMKKTIENTENLVLKQGIAEELIIEDGVCQGIITNTGAIYRAKAVILTAGTSSRGEIIIGELKYSSGPNNSQPSIKLSESLLEHGFELNRFKTGTPPRVKASTINYSVTDEQPGDEKANHFSYETPNSAYLKDQLSCWLTYTNEKTHSIIQDNLHRAPMFTGIVEGVGARYCPSIEDKIVRFSDKPRHQLFLEPEGRHTEEVYVQGLSTSLPEDVQEDILHTIEGLENAEMMRTGYAIEYDVVVPYQLRPSLETKVVENLFTAGQMNGTSGYEEAAGQGIMAGINAALKVQGKEPFVMKRSEGYIGVMIDDLVTKGTNEPYRLLTSRAEYRLLLRHDNADFRLTEIGHQLGLVSQERYAAFLTKKAQVEEELERLRHTRLKPTEEIQAFLAGKNIAPLKDGILALDFLRRPEISYWDILKFAPLAENLSREVEEQIEIQVKYEGYIQKAIQKVDKLKRMENKRIPENIDYSAINGIATEARQKLALIQPETIAQASRVSGVNPADISVLMVYVEQGKIAKVM
- a CDS encoding 3D domain-containing protein, which produces MFNIKSKLFIASATLALTGVVAVSNPTEASAAEYDTTTWEARSVADIKQDIQNNEDGSTEYTIQWGDTLSSVAAATDTSLNALIDVNDINNANIIYSGNVISLSADHSTVTIEKEDEVVSYDVTQAEEAVEAETTQETEAPAEEAQAPVEETEAAAPVEQQPEETQATEAAEPAAQSGQTVTVQATAYSTNQPELSDTTATGINLNENPNVIAVDPSVIPLGSTVTIPGYGTFVAGDTGSAIQGNRIDIHMTDLNQALNFGRQTLTVQVSN
- the treP gene encoding PTS system trehalose-specific EIIBC component yields the protein MADYKQDAKQLLQDIGGPENISAVSHCATRMRFVLNDPAKADSKKIEEIPAVKGTFTQAGQYQVIIGNDVATFYNEFAKISGKEGVSKDEVKAASKQNQNPVQRAMSVLAEIFSPIIPAIVVGGLILGFRNILEGVPMESLGQQVIDGAAQFTKAGAPIYNTIVDVSQFWSGVNSFLWLIGEAIFHFLPVGITWSIAKKMGTTQILGIVLGITLVSPQLLNAYSVAETAAADVPFWDFGYFQIDMIGYQAQVIPAMLAGFLLAYLELWLRKVIPQAVSMIFVPFFALVPTVLIAHTVLGPIGWVIGGWISSLVYAGLGSSVNWLFGALFGFLYSPLVITGLHHMSNAIDLQLIADYGGTNLWPMIALSNIAQGSAVLAIIFLHRGDKKEEQVSIPAAISCYLGVTEPAMFGINIKYVYPFVAAMIGSGLAGMVSTMFNVTANSIGVGGLPGILSIQNQYWIIFIICMAIAIVVPFVLTVVFRKYNIFNKSDQTIEASQPELGQ
- the jag gene encoding RNA-binding cell elongation regulator Jag/EloR, encoding MNKYTAQAATTAEAIQKGLKILGISEKEASIEVITEGKKGVFGFGQKDAIVIVEKKKIEAPLTRSDAKIDSAAILENLEGPEAQKQVKAEFQEEKEASHQVDQEVTDTTKNVQNDEEAVQLVSAYLIDIAQKMGAPATVSADIDASQRQVVFHIHTEKAGLIIGKHGKVLNALQSLAQVVLYHHAKTKFTVIVNVGDYRERREATLKHLAERTAEKVMTTNQPVFLEPMPAFERKQIHFYLSKNKQVTTHSEGNEPHRYLVVEPTK
- the treC gene encoding alpha,alpha-phosphotrehalase; the protein is MSTFHEKVVYQIYPKSFKDSNGDGIGDLKGIIEKISYLASLEVDMLWLNPFFSSPQKDNGYDISNYTEIDPLFGTMEDFEVLVSEAKKHKMDIMLDMVLNHTSIEHEWFQKALAGDKKYQDYYILREPKADGTYPTNWVSKFGGPAWAPFGDTGKYYLHLYDVTQADLNWRNPEVRQELYEVVNFWLEKGVTGFRFDVINVIGKDEVLIDAEDQVGKSLYTDRPIAHQFIHELNQKSFGRIEGAMTVGEMSSTTIENGVAYSNPENEELSMVFSFHHLKVDYLNGEKWSLMPFDFMELKRLLDEWQVGMSEGNGWNALFWNNHDQPRAISRFGDPVHHFEASATMQAQTIHLLRGTPYIYQGEEIGMTDPGFEELADYVDVETHNAYAEMVEKGLSHEEAMEIIKVKSRDNSRTPMQWNNELHAGFTTGKPWLKVAENFHEINVEQEQANGSILNYYKQLIQLRKEMKVISEGSYRGILMDHPSVYAYVREYRGEQLLVLNHFYDERASVEIPKEFLERRCRYLIGNGVERELTELLTLAPYETIAFYFEA